Genomic segment of Populus trichocarpa isolate Nisqually-1 chromosome 12, P.trichocarpa_v4.1, whole genome shotgun sequence:
CTAGTAATACCAACTCACAccgaagaaaaaaggaaaggtaAGTTAACTAATCTTTTGTTTTGAGTGCTAAGCCAGCTCTTCTCAGAGTAAAATCATGCCTGAAGTTCCGCTGCAAATTAGGACAGGAAGTTTAATCATGTCGTGGGGTTAATGCCTGTCAACTGGAAAGGCAACTACTAAGGACGACCTGTCATAATAGATGTACAAACAGATGCTTCCTCTGAAAAGTAAGCTGAAGGTCTTGAAATGAGATGATATAAACATAAGATGATCAGCATCTACTATTTACAACTTCATCAATGCAGGAGCTTAGGAGGGTTTGTCAACACCATACTTGACAGAATCTCGTACATATGCACAAATCCAAAACAACACTCTGATGGAACCAGCACTTCACCTACCAAAAAAAGACATCCGAAACCCCGCAATTGGGCACCTAATAACCCCGCAATTGGGCATCTCTACTTGTTAAAGGGACATAACGGACAGAAGTTTCACTACGAACACTAATGGAACCATCCTCATTCTTGTCAATCACCTTCAAATCCTGGAATATGTTACCAACCGGAATCACCATCCTGCCACCAGGTTTCAACTGATCAAGAAGTGGCTGTGGGATTTCTGGCGCTGCTGCCCCAACATGAATGGCATCATATGGAGCAAACTCTGGCCAACCTTGTCTTCCATCTACAGATAGCAACATTAACATCAGAGCTTAGTTACTAACAATTTTTAAGCTGGTTTCTTTTGGAAAATTTATCAGTGGAGAATTCAACGTGTTTCAGCAAGCACATCAagttaaacaaacaaaaactgtCAGGGAAATCCATTCTTAATGAGCTTTACTTACAGGAGATAGAAcactaacaaaaattaaaaaagaagacttCCATATGAATTCCTATTACAATTTGTTCTTTTTCCGAATAATCTTCACCTTAATAAGTGACGTGAAAATCTAAAGTTATTGCTCTGTTGCTGCCAATAGATTAGCCtacaaaacatttaatatgttgtaggaaaacatattattatttgcaaGGTTCGAAACATACCACCAACATGAATTGAGAGGGAACCTTCTTTCAACAATGGAGCTGCTGCGCttttcttgatattctttatggAAGAACCAGCCAGCTCTGGAATATGTTCTACACCAACAGCACGACCTTGTGGTCCAACCATCAGAGCAAAGCATGCTGTCAAGTACCCAGTCCCTTCAAAAGTAAACAAAGTGAGAAACACAGGATGGGATTGCATGCAGAGAGAAACTTTCTAGAACGATAAATGCATATGACTTGCATTTTTCTTAAAGAATCTACTGCATTACAGCCATGCTAAGCAAGCCGATTTGTGGAACAAGTTTACAATTTAGTAATATGCCTGCGGTCTCCCAAAAGCTTGCACAGCAAGAGACAATAATCAAGACCATTGAGTTCAATGGACTGTAGTAAAAAGCAATCgaaaaaatttagagaaaatgagcaaattaaaacaaatttctgaAGTTGCTTTGCTTCTTGTGGTTAAAAAATTACTAGTTCTAGTCCACTTCCTTGATGAATCAGGATTTGTAAATCAAAATTCCCTTACTGTTTCAAGACCCTGCTTAGATCAAACTAGGAATATCTGGTCACACAGATTAAGATCCTAAACTTGTTCAGCATCACAAACTATAGCATtatccaatatttttatatgcttaATGCCTAGTTATTTCACACAGCTAAAATCATCATGTTTGTGGGTTAACACTAACTCTTCAGGAGTCCTATACACACAGATTTTTTGTAGGTGGGAAAAATAATGGATGCATGAGAAAAAAACCTGAGCCAACATCCAGGACATGCATGCCAGACTTCAAATTCTCCTCCAACAACTGCAGGCAAGTTGCATGCATATGAGGAGCAGAAATGGTGGCATTGTAACCTATTGCAATGGGACTGTCAACATAAGCAGGGGTACCATCTGGGACAAACAAAGCCCTGTCAATTGTTTCCATTACTTCAGAGACCTTTTTAGAACTGATCGTTCCATAATTCTGCAATTGCTCCACcaatgctttatttttattgatgctaCTTCCAGACCAGAATCGCTGGAAATTGCCAAAAGGAATGTTTAAAGCattattcaaacaaaaatatgatAACACTCATGTCTAACAGGATGCACCAATCATTCGTATATAGATAAGCACATAAAAGCTCAATTATTCATATATAGATAAGAGCAGCTGATATCAGCAGCGCTGCAACCAGGAAGCATGGCAATAAACACCACTATTTACAAGGCAAAGACACAAGAATGCATTAACCTCGGGTAGATAGCATGGAGCTGATATCTTCAAAGGAAATATCTTCTCATGATTGACCTCCACATCAGAGATGGCTATGGGCTGACTTTTTAGGTCTAAAGAACCTGGGCTAGTGCAAAATTGTGTACCACTAGTAAAAAAGTAACGAGTCCCAGTAACAAAAGCTATTAGGACATAGTATGTTCACCGAACTTGAAATAGTTTTCCCTGAAATTATGTGCCTCAAACATCCCAAAAAGGATTGGCATTTATTGAGAACTCATCTCAAAAAGTTCTTTCAGAAGACAACAATCTGAAGTCACCATACTTTTGTGCATAAGCAAACCCATCAATCCTATTTTCTACAACTTTATCAAGGACTATATTTAAAGATACTTCAAGTAAAAACTCAAAGCCCTTGGGTTCTATTGTTTCAAAGTACCTAAAAATGTATTTGGTGATAAGTCAAGCAGCCATAGCTGAAACCAACCTGCATGAGGGATACTTTTATCTTTCTGTTGAGAACAGTATAACTTAAAAGTGTTGCCTAAACTTACTCATAACCACTGCGTTGCATTTCTACTTGCATTCTAAACAAAGTGATTAGCGAATGAATTTTAGTTCGCCCTACCAACCAACTTTGACTGTCAAACCATTCGATAGCCAATTTTAAGGAACAATGCCCCGGCATTACAACTCCAGATCATATGAATTCTATTACAAGACAAATTCGTCACTAGAGAAATCATATGTGAACATAGCAACCCATCaattcagaaaagaaaatagtaagATTTtatgggaaaagaaagaaaatctgaaaaggaagaaaatacaCATCAACCAATTCACAGAAAGTAGTgatcaacaagaaaaatagaccactatcttttataaatatgtgtgtgtatctcaaaacataaaaaacaatttcatggATTTCTCCTGATACAAACACAATTGCTCATTTCtacacttcaaaaaaaataaaaaaatctattaacaGCCCAAAAACATACAGATTCCGAAaacatcaaacaaacaaaatattaaattcaacatAGCTAAAACGAATAAAGCTCACTACTTTGTTGTAatacaaccacaaaaacaatcATTTCTCTACTTTAGCAGATGGCCCATCATTCATTAACCCTCAAAACACATAAAGGACATAAAAAGAGAGGATAGTGTTTTACCTCCATCCTGAAAAAGAGAGAATTACCCGTGAGAAGACAATTAAGGTTCCttgggaaaaaattaaaagagaagagagtGTTAAGTTGAGG
This window contains:
- the LOC7484436 gene encoding protein-L-isoaspartate O-methyltransferase 1 isoform X1, with product MPMLLMLMPMSLSLPAGVIAYGFRNCSPPLKRLLAHSNTTNLHHYHHLRRRNNTIPPQLNTLFSFNFFPRNLNCLLTGNSLFFRMERFWSGSSINKNKALVEQLQNYGTISSKKVSEVMETIDRALFVPDGTPAYVDSPIAIGYNATISAPHMHATCLQLLEENLKSGMHVLDVGSGTGYLTACFALMVGPQGRAVGVEHIPELAGSSIKNIKKSAAAPLLKEGSLSIHVGDGRQGWPEFAPYDAIHVGAAAPEIPQPLLDQLKPGGRMVIPVGNIFQDLKVIDKNEDGSISVRSETSVRYVPLTSRDAQLRGY
- the LOC7484436 gene encoding protein-L-isoaspartate O-methyltransferase 1 isoform X2 yields the protein METIDRALFVPDGTPAYVDSPIAIGYNATISAPHMHATCLQLLEENLKSGMHVLDVGSGTGYLTACFALMVGPQGRAVGVEHIPELAGSSIKNIKKSAAAPLLKEGSLSIHVGDGRQGWPEFAPYDAIHVGAAAPEIPQPLLDQLKPGGRMVIPVGNIFQDLKVIDKNEDGSISVRSETSVRYVPLTSRDAQLRGY